In Juglans microcarpa x Juglans regia isolate MS1-56 chromosome 8D, Jm3101_v1.0, whole genome shotgun sequence, the following are encoded in one genomic region:
- the LOC121242363 gene encoding UPF0481 protein At3g47200-like, with protein sequence MAGESASFDDHEHDANASFIKNHEHAGGKKLSEEIAGMLGSLKPFPESPGYCIYKVSEPIRQSNEQAYTPQVISIGPFHRNNPKLQSMEEFKLRYLQSFRDRDKINLEDLVSAIKGAEEGARERYSEPIKLGSDDFLKMILVDAIFIIEFFRKNWSKIWTKYDRRILTPWLSSRVQMDLILLENQLPFFIIEKIYDIAFPSLSKDHPFIELTFCQFQYFNVQGYEPRDFWSSGIIILHFTDLLRNFCLPPCERQPERSVGIIKEMHSATQLAEIGLKFKKITSNSSTICSPLELKYADGVLEIPCFQLDITTEIHARNLVALEECHFPEDAYITDYYILLSFLIKTGEDMDLLVREQIIANWLDGVVATSMINKLSEKSFYSQMNSHYQKMAQKLNGFYASQSKLTWRRALFSTPLIGASAISAFLLLLFTCVQSLCSVLSLKYF encoded by the coding sequence ATGGCAGGAGAATCAGCAAGTTTTGATGATCATGAACACGATGCAAATGcttcattcataaaaaatcatgAACATGCAGGAGGTAAAAAGTTGTCTGAAGAAATCGCAGGTATGTTAGGAAGCTTAAAGCCATTCCCAGAATCACCTGGATATTGTATCTACAAGGTTTCAGAGCCCATTCGCCAATCGAACGAACAAGCTTATACTCCTCAGGTAATATCAATTGGGCCATTTCATCGTAATAACCCAAAATTGCAGTCCATGGAAGAGTTTAAATTGAGATATCTCCAGAGTTTCAGAGACCGAGACAAAATAAACTTGGAAGATTTAGTAAGCGCTATAAAAGGTGCGGAAGAAGGTGCTCGCGAACGTTATTCAGAGCCTATAAAACTTGGCAGTgatgattttttgaaaatgatccTGGTTGATGCCATCTTCATTATCGAGTTTTTCAGGAAAAACTGGTCGAAAATCTGGACCAAGTACGACCGTAGAATATTAACTCCGTGGCTGAGTAGTAGGGTGCAGATGGACTTGATATTACTTGAAAATCAGcttcctttctttattattgagaaaatatatgACATTGCATTTCCATCTCTCTCAAAAGACCACCCCTTCATTGAGCTTACCTTTTGCCAGTTTCAATATTTTAACGTTCAAGGATACGAGCCTCGTGATTTTTGGTCGTCGGGCATAATAATATTGCACTTCACTGACTTACTTAGAAACTTTTGCTTGCCTCCTTGCGAAAGGCAACCGGAAAGAAGTGTTGGAATAATAAAGGAAATGCACAGTGCAACCCAGCTGGCTGAGATAGGATTGAAGTTTAAGAAGATCACGAGCAATTCAAGCACTATTTGCTCACCGCTTGAACTAAAGTATGCAGACGGAGTGCTGGAAATCCCATGCTTTCAGTTAGACATTACCACGGAGATTCATGCTCGAAACCTCGTCGCCTTGGAGGAATGCCACTTTCCTGAAGATGCATATATTACTGATTACTATATCCTGTTAAGTTTCCTTATCAAAACAGGCGAAGACATGGATTTACTTGTACGGGAGCAGATCATCGCTAATTGGCTAGATGGCGTCGTGGCAACTTCCATGATCAACAAGCTGTCTGAAAAAAGTTTCTATTCACAAATGAACTCTCATTATCAAAAGATGGCTCAAAAGTTGAACGGATTCTATGCTAGTCAATCAAAGCTCACCTGGAGACGTGCTTTATTTAGCACGCCTTTGATCGGTGCTTCTGCCATATCcgcttttcttttgttgttgttcACTTGCGTGCAATCTCTATGCTCTGTGCTATCGCTCAAGTACTTCTAA